One window from the genome of Streptomyces cadmiisoli encodes:
- the miaB gene encoding tRNA (N6-isopentenyl adenosine(37)-C2)-methylthiotransferase MiaB, with protein sequence MTSSSDRSPAVDVRSSKTYEIRTYGCQMNVHDSERLAGLLEDAGYVRAPQDSDGDADVVVFNTCAVRENADNRLYGNLGHLAPKKAERPGMQIAVGGCLAQKDRDTIVKRAPWVDVVFGTHNIGKLPVLLERARVQEEAQVEIAESLEAFPSTLPTRRESAYAAWVSISVGCNNTCTFCIVPALRGKEKDRRPGDVLAEVEALVAEGVSEITLLGQNVNAYGSDIGDREAFSKLLRACGNIDGLERVRFTSPHPRDFTDDVIAAMAETPNVMPQLHMPLQSGSDTVLKAMRRSYRQERYLGIIEKVRAAIPHAAITTDIIVGFPGETEEDFEQTLHVVREARFAQAFTFQYSKRPGTPAATMDGQIPKKVVQARYERLVALQEEISWDENKKQVGRTMELMVAEGEGRKDGATHRLSGRAPDNRLVHFTKPEQEVRPGDVVTVEITYAAPHHLLAEGAVLDVRRTRAGDAWEKRNTAEAAKPAGVLLGLPKIGVPAPLPVAAGSGCGCD encoded by the coding sequence ATGACCAGCAGCAGCGACCGGAGCCCGGCAGTGGACGTTCGATCCTCAAAGACCTACGAGATCCGCACCTACGGGTGCCAGATGAACGTCCACGATTCCGAACGACTGGCCGGACTGCTGGAGGACGCCGGCTACGTGCGCGCGCCGCAGGACTCGGACGGCGACGCGGACGTGGTGGTCTTCAACACCTGCGCGGTCCGCGAGAACGCCGACAACCGGCTCTACGGCAACCTCGGCCACCTCGCGCCGAAGAAGGCCGAGCGGCCCGGCATGCAGATCGCGGTCGGCGGCTGCCTCGCGCAGAAGGACCGCGACACCATCGTGAAGCGGGCGCCCTGGGTCGACGTCGTCTTCGGTACGCACAACATCGGCAAGCTGCCGGTCCTGCTGGAACGCGCCCGCGTGCAGGAGGAGGCGCAGGTCGAGATCGCCGAGTCGCTGGAGGCGTTCCCGTCCACGCTGCCGACCCGCCGTGAGAGCGCCTACGCGGCCTGGGTGTCGATCTCGGTCGGCTGCAACAACACCTGCACCTTCTGCATCGTCCCGGCGCTGCGCGGCAAGGAGAAGGACCGCCGCCCCGGCGACGTCCTCGCCGAGGTCGAGGCGCTGGTCGCCGAGGGCGTCTCCGAGATCACGCTGCTCGGCCAGAACGTCAACGCGTACGGCTCCGACATCGGCGACCGCGAGGCGTTCAGCAAGCTGCTGCGCGCCTGCGGGAACATCGACGGCCTGGAGCGGGTCCGCTTCACCTCCCCGCACCCGCGCGACTTCACCGACGACGTCATCGCCGCCATGGCCGAGACGCCGAACGTGATGCCGCAGCTGCACATGCCGCTCCAGTCCGGCTCGGACACCGTCCTGAAGGCGATGCGCCGGTCCTACCGGCAGGAGCGCTACCTGGGGATCATCGAGAAGGTCCGCGCCGCCATCCCGCACGCCGCGATCACCACCGACATCATCGTGGGCTTCCCCGGGGAGACCGAGGAGGACTTCGAGCAGACCCTGCACGTGGTGCGCGAGGCCCGGTTCGCGCAGGCCTTCACGTTCCAGTACTCCAAGCGGCCCGGTACCCCGGCCGCCACCATGGACGGCCAGATCCCCAAGAAGGTCGTCCAGGCCCGCTACGAGCGCCTCGTCGCCCTCCAGGAGGAGATCTCCTGGGACGAGAACAAGAAGCAGGTCGGCCGCACCATGGAGCTGATGGTCGCCGAGGGCGAGGGACGCAAGGACGGCGCCACGCACCGCCTGTCCGGCCGCGCCCCCGACAACCGCCTGGTGCACTTCACCAAGCCGGAGCAGGAGGTCCGCCCCGGCGACGTGGTCACCGTCGAGATCACCTACGCCGCCCCGCACCATCTGCTCGCCGAGGGCGCCGTCCTCGACGTGCGTCGTACGCGCGCGGGCGACGCCTGGGAGAAGCGCAACACCGCCGAGGCGGCCAAGCCGGCCGGAGTGCTCCTCGGACTGCCCAAGATCGGTGTGCCCGCGCCGCTGCCGGTCGCCGCGGGCAGCGGC
- a CDS encoding response regulator, with the protein MAAPIRVLLADDHTLVRRGVRLILDGEPDLTVVAEAGDGAEAVALARETEVDLAVLDIAMPRMTGLQAARELSRRLPGLRILFLTMYENEQYFFEALRAGACGYVLKSVADRDLVEACRAAMRDEPFILPGAERALVRSYLERHDRGDRLPERAVTDREEEILKLVAEGHSSKEIGELLFISAKTVERHRANLLNKLGMRDRLELTRYAIRAGLIEP; encoded by the coding sequence ATGGCCGCACCGATCCGCGTCCTGCTCGCCGACGACCACACGCTCGTGCGCCGGGGCGTGCGCCTCATCCTGGACGGCGAACCGGACCTGACGGTGGTCGCCGAGGCGGGCGACGGCGCGGAAGCGGTCGCGCTCGCCCGCGAGACGGAGGTGGACCTGGCCGTCCTGGACATCGCGATGCCCCGTATGACCGGTCTGCAGGCGGCCCGCGAGCTCTCCCGGCGCCTGCCCGGGCTGCGCATCCTGTTCCTGACGATGTACGAGAACGAGCAGTACTTCTTCGAGGCCCTGCGCGCCGGGGCCTGCGGTTACGTCCTGAAGTCCGTCGCCGACCGCGACCTGGTCGAGGCCTGCCGCGCCGCGATGCGCGACGAACCGTTCATCCTCCCCGGCGCCGAGCGCGCCCTCGTCCGCTCCTACCTGGAGCGCCACGACCGCGGCGACCGGCTGCCGGAGCGGGCCGTCACCGACCGCGAGGAGGAGATCCTCAAGCTGGTCGCCGAGGGGCACAGCTCGAAGGAGATCGGGGAATTGCTGTTCATCAGCGCGAAGACGGTCGAACGCCACCGCGCCAACCTCCTGAACAAACTCGGCATGCGCGACCGCCTCGAACTCACCCGCTACGCGATCCGCGCCGGTCTGATCGAACCCTGA